The genomic DNA TGATCGCCTTGTTGAGCGCGAAGCTCGGGCGGTACTGCGGGGCGTTCTCCGACAGCAGCCAGCCGTTGTTGCCGATCGGGATGAACACCCCGACGCTCATGGCCGGCGCCGGACGGGCCTCGGCGCTGTCGTCCGCGTGGCTTCGCATCATCGTCCCGCGCTCCGCCCGGTCGGTTCCCCGCCGGAACCGAGTCGGCCCACGGAGGCTCGCAAAACCGCGGCGGAGGGTCAAACCCGCGGCGCCCGACGGGTGCGAAAATGCCCATCTTTCCAGCGACTTGCACAACCAGGGCGCGATGTCTGCCCAACCCGTGCGCGCTTCCCGACCGGCCGCGCTTGCCCGCCGGGACGCGCTTCCGCGCGGCCCGGTGACCGGCGACGGCGCGGCGATCATCGTCGGCACCGCGGCCGACATTGTCGTGGGCGCGGCGGAGACCATCTTCATGGGACGATGACGGATCTCGGTCCGACTCTGCCGGAGTGACAGCGATGCGCGCCTGGTCCGTCCTGCTCCTCGTCCTGGGCCTCGCGGGGCCGGCGGCGGCCGACGAGGCGGGGCGCGCGGCGGCCCGGGCGGTCATCGCCAAGCAGGCGCAGGCGCTCGGCCGCGACGACGCGCAGACCGCCTACGAGCAGGCCGCGCCGGGGATCCGGGAGCTGTTCCCGAATGCCGACCTGTTCATCGGCATGGTCCGGAACCAGTACCGTCCGGTCTACCGTCACCGCAGCTTCGTGTTCGGCGAGGCGCGGGACACGGACGCGGCGGGCGTGGTCCAGTCGGTGGCGATCCAGGACGAGTACGGCGTCGACTGGACGGCCGAGTACAGCCTCGCCCGCGACGCGGACGGGCAGTGGCGCATCACCGGCTGCCGCCTGACCAGGGCGCCCGGCACGCGCGCCTGAGGGCGCCCCCGGGGGGGCGCCCGCCGCCGGTGCAGCGGGCGCGGGAGGGGGGCTCAGGGCCGGAAGGTCGCGAGCTTCTCGAGCATCTGCAGGGTGACGTCGGCGCAGGCCTTGGTCGTGTCGTCGTCGGCGCATCTCACGTCGACCCGCGCGTCGCCGCGCTCCAGCACGATGTGGGCGGCCCGCGACGGCGGCGGCGGTGGCGGCGGCGGACCGTCGGGGCCGCGCGCGCGCCGCGGCTCGCCGGGCGGCGGCGGCGGGAGCGGCGCGCCGGCCTCGGGGCCGGGCCTCGGGCCGCTGGGCGGCGGCGGCGGGGTCTGCGCGAGGGCGACGGTGCCGGACAGCAGCGCCGCGACGCCCGCGAGGGCGATGATTCGGGTCATGTCGGCTCTCTCCGAGACGGGATCCGCCCGGCAGCTCGGGGGCAGCGGGGCGGTCCGGCTCTAGGACGCGGCCGGGCAACCGGCCCTGAACCGGCCCGTTCAGCCCCGGTTAAACCGCCGGCTCCGTCCCGTGCGCGGACCGGTCCCGGGCCCGTGTCCCGGCGACGCATTCAGGGCTTTCGACAGGTCCGCCCGCATCGTGTAGAGGGGGCGCCTTCCCTCGGAGGACCCTGTGCTCCACGTCTCGACTCGCGGCGAGGCCGCGCCGCTCTCGTTCTCGGACGCGCTCTTGGCGGGCCTCGCCCGCGACGGCGGGCTCTACGTGCCGCAGACCTGGCCGCAGATCGGCCATTCGGAGATCGCCGCCCTGGCGGGCCGGCCCTACGCGGAGGCCGCCAAGCGGGTG from Methylobacterium radiotolerans JCM 2831 includes the following:
- a CDS encoding DUF4864 domain-containing protein; protein product: MRAWSVLLLVLGLAGPAAADEAGRAAARAVIAKQAQALGRDDAQTAYEQAAPGIRELFPNADLFIGMVRNQYRPVYRHRSFVFGEARDTDAAGVVQSVAIQDEYGVDWTAEYSLARDADGQWRITGCRLTRAPGTRA